The Fusarium musae strain F31 chromosome 10, whole genome shotgun sequence DNA window GCCTTCGTGACTGTAGCTTTCCTGACAGCATCCCGATCCCCTGAGAAGTAAAACGGCCCAAACGCCCTGTCCTGGCCAGACCTCGAAACTCCAATAACCACAGTCCCCGgtgcttttccttcttcttgaccaggTCCAGCCACACCTGTAGTGCTGAGTCCCCACGTCGTTGGTGTGTCGAGCGTCGTGATACTGCGAGCGCCAGCCACCATCTGTTCCGCGACTTCCCCACTCACAGCTTCGTGTTTTGTGAGGATGGATTGACTAACTCCGAGTAAGTTGACCTTTATGCCAGTTCTGTACGAAACGATGCCACCGCGACAGACAGAACTTGCGCCTTCGACTGCTGTGAGGGCGGCCATGATACTCCCGCCTGTTAAGGACTCGGCGACACCGACagtttctttctcttccttgagaAGTCGTATTACATCTTTTGCGATGTCAGAGATGGTTTCTGACCTTTGCTTGGTGTTTTTCAGTGTTGCCATATTGGAGTGttgtttgaggttgatggaCAAGTTAGATCTGTAAACCTTATTCGATAGCTTCGATGGACAGATCAGAGACACCATGCGGGTAAAGTCACATATGCGAGAAGAAAATCTCACACTTTGGGGCAGTATTAGAGAATTTGATGCGCAAATCTGAAAAAAGTCTATGATGGTCTTATGACTTTCTGTTGAGTAATCTTGACGACATGAATTATATGTCCAGTATTGACAATGACTCGTGTAAAACTCTTGTCTCACCTCTGAGAGTGAATAGAATCTCAAGAAATGCTTTTCCGTGCAGGGAGTCTCGGTGATTAGGAGATACAGAACATTCCTCGATGTCTGTGAGCACTTGGCCGAACATCTGTCATTCAAGAT harbors:
- a CDS encoding hypothetical protein (EggNog:ENOG41) gives rise to the protein MATLKNTKQRSETISDIAKDVIRLLKEEKETVGVAESLTGGSIMAALTAVEGASSVCRGGIVSYRTGIKVNLLGVSQSILTKHEAVSGEVAEQMVAGARSITTLDTPTTWGLSTTGVAGPGQEEGKAPGTVVIGVSRSGQDRAFGPFYFSGDRDAVRKATVTKALEQLRELLRDRDHMDERP